A window of the Bacteroides thetaiotaomicron VPI-5482 genome harbors these coding sequences:
- a CDS encoding BT_3044 domain-containing protein — protein sequence MKYRNFTNKLMLMVGVTATAVLTSCEQEFYQDEQYRKEIYIVSGEDNIFQREFAFGGEEIGYLSVYASGTTPIEKEVMVELERNETVLSDYNQKRYGDNYKNYVLELPDTHYKVDDWSINLYPNANSSYSLFPIKVNIDGLEPEDNYFLPLRIASVSDYMISSARRNVLMQILMKNDYATTKEKSYYTMNGTRLRVAKDTWEPLDKKNNAPDYKPINATKLVAPVTEYGIRILTGSTLTSDRKELRKQGIVVTVHPEEMIDVPVIGSNGLPTGEYIQCQKVTLDKWYNVNSGITVLNIEDTPSYYNPEKKEFTLNYRYNYNSNDWYEMKEVMSPVAIANENN from the coding sequence ATGAAATATAGAAATTTTACAAATAAATTGATGCTTATGGTAGGTGTGACAGCTACTGCTGTTCTCACATCCTGCGAGCAAGAGTTTTATCAGGATGAACAGTATCGTAAGGAAATTTATATTGTTAGTGGAGAAGATAATATTTTCCAACGAGAATTTGCTTTCGGCGGGGAGGAAATAGGATACCTTTCTGTTTATGCAAGTGGTACAACTCCAATTGAAAAAGAAGTGATGGTAGAACTGGAAAGGAATGAAACTGTATTATCGGACTATAATCAAAAGAGATATGGGGATAATTACAAAAACTATGTCCTGGAGTTACCAGATACTCATTATAAAGTAGATGATTGGAGTATAAATTTATATCCAAATGCAAATTCATCTTATTCTTTATTTCCAATTAAAGTAAATATTGATGGGCTGGAACCTGAAGATAATTACTTTCTTCCTTTAAGAATAGCTTCTGTTTCTGACTATATGATTTCTTCTGCAAGGAGGAATGTATTGATGCAGATACTTATGAAAAATGATTATGCAACGACTAAGGAGAAAAGCTATTATACTATGAATGGAACAAGATTGAGAGTAGCTAAAGATACTTGGGAACCTTTGGACAAAAAGAATAATGCTCCAGATTATAAACCAATAAATGCCACTAAGTTAGTTGCTCCAGTTACGGAATATGGTATTCGTATTTTAACGGGATCTACACTTACATCGGATAGAAAAGAACTCCGTAAACAAGGGATTGTTGTTACGGTCCATCCTGAGGAGATGATTGATGTTCCTGTTATCGGGAGTAATGGATTGCCAACTGGAGAATATATCCAATGTCAAAAAGTGACATTAGATAAATGGTATAATGTAAATAGTGGAATTACAGTGTTAAATATTGAGGATACCCCATCATATTATAATCCAGAGAAGAAAGAGTTTACGTTGAATTATCGTTATAATTATAACTCGAATGATTGGTATGAAATGAAAGAGGTGATGTCTCCAGTGGCTATTGCTAACGAAAATAATTGA
- a CDS encoding DUF5005 domain-containing protein, giving the protein MKTRNIYSLLYVTFVAVALVACNDYDAAQTAYEEIVDSDVTTTPPNIDSAWELQLIPNVGQHSGEVFVYKDKKYDKLFTRTLGWNGGIGVQSTSLSDGNVLWAFNDSYFGVVDAETRARGNCNFPHNSIMIQTTVGGSLGETDDDLRWLVDYIQTNDPDGEGYYQAYTHIAPDETIMEETDEEHFYQIGGATIFDNNGVKELQMLWGEIDNHEGKMTRTGTCLAVYSLEGQPGNSTYLKRISKNEEFNTDDVGYGSTIWKDEDGHIYLYVTENNRPLVARTTTHDLTSEWEYYIRDLSGNFMWQKMYPTKEERTRSTIMENNYVCSMPQIFKKGDYYYMIGQAVSYGHSVYLYRGETPYGPFTDQKILFNVPYSVDKIGNQYYKNLLRVNLHLELAREGELVFSTNTDADTAGDNFDFPGSADFCRPYFYRIFNWESIYDEDD; this is encoded by the coding sequence ATGAAAACAAGAAATATATATAGTCTTCTATATGTAACTTTCGTTGCAGTGGCGTTAGTTGCATGCAACGATTATGACGCAGCGCAAACTGCATATGAAGAAATAGTGGATAGTGATGTAACGACTACTCCTCCAAATATAGATTCGGCATGGGAATTACAGCTAATTCCTAATGTAGGTCAGCATAGTGGTGAGGTTTTTGTTTATAAAGACAAAAAGTATGATAAGCTATTTACTCGCACATTAGGATGGAATGGTGGAATTGGTGTGCAATCTACATCATTGTCTGATGGAAATGTTCTATGGGCTTTTAATGATAGCTATTTTGGAGTTGTAGATGCTGAAACAAGAGCAAGAGGTAATTGTAATTTCCCACATAATAGTATTATGATCCAAACGACTGTTGGTGGTAGTCTTGGAGAAACGGATGATGATTTAAGATGGTTAGTTGATTATATACAAACTAATGATCCTGATGGAGAAGGTTATTATCAGGCGTATACACACATAGCTCCAGATGAGACTATTATGGAAGAAACAGATGAAGAGCATTTCTATCAGATAGGTGGTGCTACGATATTTGATAATAATGGAGTTAAAGAACTTCAAATGTTGTGGGGGGAAATAGATAATCATGAAGGTAAAATGACTCGAACTGGTACCTGTCTAGCTGTTTACAGTTTGGAAGGACAGCCGGGTAATAGTACTTATCTTAAAAGAATTAGTAAAAACGAAGAATTCAATACAGATGATGTTGGCTATGGTTCTACTATATGGAAAGATGAAGATGGACATATTTATCTTTATGTAACAGAGAATAACAGACCATTAGTTGCTCGCACCACTACTCATGATTTAACTTCTGAGTGGGAGTATTACATACGTGATTTAAGTGGTAACTTTATGTGGCAAAAGATGTATCCGACGAAAGAGGAGAGAACTCGCTCTACTATAATGGAAAATAATTATGTATGTAGTATGCCACAGATCTTTAAAAAAGGAGATTACTACTATATGATAGGACAAGCTGTATCTTATGGTCATTCTGTTTATCTATATCGTGGTGAGACGCCTTATGGACCTTTTACAGATCAAAAAATTTTGTTTAATGTCCCTTATTCTGTGGATAAGATAGGTAATCAGTATTATAAAAATTTGCTTAGAGTAAATTTGCATCTAGAACTTGCACGAGAAGGTGAATTAGTATTTTCTACTAATACTGATGCTGATACTGCTGGAGATAATTTTGATTTTCCGGGTAGTGCTGACTTTTGTCGTCCTTATTTTTATCGTATTTTCAATTGGGAAAGCATATATGATGAAGATGATTGA
- a CDS encoding SusC/RagA family TonB-linked outer membrane protein, with translation MNRIFVIFALLLAFVAQVHAQKEQSFMLTGTVFDEFNEPVPGANVYVKDKPGVGITTNIDGKFRLKVNIYDIVVVSFLGYENYEQRLTNKIDNVKVTLKPATENIDEVVVVGMGTQRKVSVAGAITTMDPAQLEVPATNIVNTLAGRVAGVIGVQSSGEPGKNISEFWVRGIGTFGANSGALVLIDGLEGSLSQIDAADVESFSVLKDAAATAVYGSRGANGVVLVTTKRGLESKLKISGRANMTISHLKRLPEYVNATQYAEMANEASVATGLSPIYNKTEMDIIKYGLDPDLYPNIDWQDVILNPNSFQQTYYVSAQGGSSVARYFASLGMSKESAAYNPSKDSKYNKGVGYDTYNYRLNLDIDLTKTTKVYIGTTGYMSVNTRPSMGEYSRGVSLTDWLWSSQAKTTPISYPLRYSNGYYPAAGTKDEISPYVLLNYTGNAREQNTRNLVTLGITQDLSMITKGLSAKVQGSWDTQSLFGEARYKMPELNEALKERNPNGTLSFEKIADEKTVTYSSAAWVWRKLYLEANVNYDRTFGDHRLGGLLFYYIEDTSETGADKSMNAIPKRYQSLSGRFTYGFKDTYFWDLNFGLNGSENFEPGKQYGFFPAGAFAWVPSSYEFIRENVSWLNFLKLRVSYGVVGNDRISSRRFPYLTLIKEENASNPWGGTGSLTEEQVGANNLMWEKAKKFDVGMDLHLFKDKFTLTLDYFKDTRDGIFQERKQIPDYVGLIQMPYGNIGRMKSWGADGNMEFYQQIGKDAHVILRSNFTLSKNKILNWEDTKKPYTYLENNGYANNVQRGFVAMGLFKDQQDVEMSPTQFGTVRPGDIKYRDINGDGKITDDDKVPLFAYSGVPQLMYGIGAEFRYKSWTLNVLFKGTGRNKFLYGGSDGRNFDGYMPFNQKDKGNIMTIAYNPENRWISAEYSGNQATENPNARFPRLYYGKNENNTKPSTFWMGDARYLRLQELSLAYNLKVPALQRILGINSMNIQLMCENLAVWDSVNIFDPEQATSCGQAYPLPARYSLQLYLNF, from the coding sequence ATGAATCGAATATTTGTAATTTTTGCTTTGCTTCTTGCGTTTGTAGCACAAGTACATGCACAGAAAGAGCAAAGCTTTATGTTGACTGGTACAGTCTTCGATGAATTTAATGAACCAGTTCCGGGAGCAAATGTATATGTTAAAGATAAACCAGGTGTGGGAATAACAACTAATATTGATGGTAAATTTCGGTTAAAGGTAAATATATATGATATAGTGGTTGTGTCTTTTTTGGGATATGAAAACTATGAGCAACGTTTGACGAATAAAATTGACAATGTTAAAGTTACCTTAAAACCGGCTACGGAGAATATTGATGAAGTAGTTGTAGTAGGTATGGGTACGCAGCGAAAGGTCAGTGTTGCTGGTGCAATTACAACGATGGATCCAGCGCAACTAGAGGTTCCTGCTACAAATATAGTTAATACACTAGCAGGTCGTGTTGCAGGTGTGATTGGAGTTCAATCTAGTGGTGAACCGGGCAAAAATATTTCCGAGTTTTGGGTGCGCGGAATTGGTACGTTTGGTGCTAATAGTGGTGCATTAGTGTTGATTGATGGTTTGGAAGGTAGTTTGAGTCAGATAGATGCTGCCGATGTTGAAAGTTTTTCTGTTTTGAAAGATGCTGCGGCTACAGCGGTGTATGGTAGTCGAGGTGCAAATGGTGTAGTATTGGTAACGACGAAGCGTGGTTTGGAGTCCAAATTGAAGATCAGTGGTCGTGCTAATATGACAATCTCACATTTAAAACGTTTACCTGAATATGTTAATGCCACTCAATATGCTGAAATGGCAAATGAAGCTTCTGTTGCAACCGGATTATCTCCTATTTATAACAAGACAGAAATGGATATTATAAAATATGGCTTAGATCCGGATCTGTACCCAAACATTGACTGGCAAGATGTTATTTTAAATCCCAATTCTTTCCAGCAAACTTATTATGTAAGTGCTCAAGGTGGTAGCAGTGTTGCCCGTTATTTTGCAAGTTTAGGAATGTCGAAAGAATCTGCGGCTTATAATCCATCCAAAGATAGTAAATACAATAAAGGTGTAGGCTATGATACTTATAATTATCGTTTGAATTTGGATATAGATTTGACTAAAACAACTAAAGTCTATATTGGAACAACTGGCTATATGTCGGTGAATACTCGCCCGAGCATGGGGGAATATTCTAGAGGAGTCAGTTTGACAGATTGGCTATGGAGTTCACAGGCAAAGACTACTCCAATAAGCTATCCATTACGCTATTCAAACGGATATTATCCTGCTGCAGGAACTAAGGATGAAATATCTCCGTATGTTCTATTGAATTATACAGGTAATGCTAGAGAACAGAATACCAGGAATTTAGTTACTTTAGGTATTACACAGGATTTGTCGATGATTACTAAAGGGCTATCAGCTAAAGTACAGGGATCATGGGATACACAAAGTTTATTTGGAGAAGCACGCTATAAAATGCCAGAACTAAATGAAGCTTTGAAGGAGCGTAACCCTAATGGAACCTTGAGTTTTGAGAAAATAGCTGATGAGAAAACCGTTACATATAGCAGTGCTGCTTGGGTTTGGAGGAAGCTATATTTAGAGGCAAATGTTAATTATGACCGTACCTTTGGCGATCATCGTTTAGGTGGTTTACTGTTTTATTATATAGAAGATACATCTGAAACTGGTGCAGATAAAAGTATGAATGCTATACCAAAGCGTTATCAAAGTCTTTCGGGCCGTTTTACATATGGTTTTAAAGATACATATTTTTGGGATTTGAACTTTGGTTTGAATGGATCTGAAAACTTTGAACCAGGTAAACAATATGGATTCTTTCCGGCAGGAGCTTTCGCATGGGTACCATCTTCATATGAATTTATACGTGAAAATGTAAGTTGGTTGAATTTTCTCAAGCTTCGCGTTTCTTATGGTGTTGTTGGTAATGACCGCATCAGTTCTAGACGTTTTCCTTATCTGACCCTAATAAAAGAAGAAAATGCTTCAAATCCTTGGGGAGGGACTGGTAGCTTAACAGAAGAACAAGTTGGTGCCAATAATTTGATGTGGGAAAAAGCAAAGAAATTTGATGTTGGTATGGATCTGCATTTGTTTAAAGATAAATTTACTTTGACTTTAGATTATTTTAAGGATACACGAGATGGTATTTTTCAGGAACGTAAACAAATTCCTGATTATGTAGGTTTGATTCAAATGCCTTATGGTAATATAGGTCGTATGAAAAGCTGGGGTGCTGATGGAAATATGGAATTCTATCAACAGATAGGAAAGGATGCACATGTGATATTACGTAGTAATTTTACTTTGAGTAAGAATAAGATATTAAATTGGGAAGATACAAAGAAGCCTTATACATATTTGGAAAATAATGGTTATGCCAATAATGTACAACGTGGATTTGTTGCTATGGGATTGTTTAAAGATCAACAAGATGTAGAAATGAGTCCTACACAATTTGGTACGGTACGTCCTGGTGATATTAAATATCGAGATATAAATGGTGATGGTAAAATTACTGATGATGATAAAGTTCCTTTATTTGCTTATTCAGGGGTACCACAGTTGATGTATGGTATTGGTGCTGAGTTTCGTTATAAAAGTTGGACACTAAATGTCTTGTTCAAAGGGACAGGACGTAATAAGTTCTTATATGGCGGTTCGGATGGTAGAAACTTCGATGGATACATGCCATTTAATCAGAAGGATAAAGGAAATATAATGACAATTGCTTATAATCCGGAGAATCGTTGGATTTCTGCTGAATATTCAGGAAATCAGGCTACAGAGAATCCAAATGCTCGTTTTCCACGTTTGTATTATGGAAAAAATGAGAATAATACGAAACCTTCTACATTTTGGATGGGTGATGCCCGTTACTTGCGTTTACAGGAATTGAGCTTGGCATATAATCTAAAAGTTCCTGCATTACAACGTATTTTGGGCATTAATTCCATGAATATTCAGTTGATGTGTGAAAATTTGGCAGTATGGGATTCTGTAAATATATTCGATCCAGAACAAGCGACATCTTGTGGACAGGCTTATCCTTTACCTGCACGTTATTCATTGCAGCTATATTTGAATTTCTAA
- a CDS encoding RagB/SusD family nutrient uptake outer membrane protein, whose product MKKYFILSVLLLVSGFFASCNYLNIDDYFEDTFQEDSIYANKRNIERYFNGAAALLPVVDKIWEYGNTPGVTGSDEAVSCGDWNGMVVIQFSGTKLMNNEITSSSMGGWTWDFNIWPKCYKVIRKVNTILPHIDGVRDMNSFERMEFRAKCRFLRAYAYYLILQQNGPMILLGDEIVSNNEEAEYYARTRNTYDECVDYICSEFDEAAKNLPDATTSMDQYIPTEGAALALAARVRLQAASPLYNGGEAARRFFGDFTRCTDGDHYVSQSYDERKWALAAAAAKKVIDLGRYQLYTVAASTDAEHPESGNYGTYVVTLPQEVPTAEFPNGVGMGDKKVVDPYRSYAEMFNGELAINQNPEFIWCSSTAQVGSHMGYVFPLNFGGSSCLCVPQHIVDQFYMADGRDIKNSSSAYPYISRPYDKTCVTTEGKVLSEGYKISQGTYLAYTNREPRFYVNIGYSHAWWAMGSTTESAKKNVNIDYWNGANSGKNHSNNNVYNITGYTSRKYINPQDAMSGSGARQKDKSFPIIRYAEILLAYAEALNNLTQAYEIDGQTYTRDTEAIKYYFNQIRYRAGIPGLTADDLITVEAFNKVVQRERLIELFWEGQRYYDIRRWGIVEDLEREPLMGLNVEQAEWEGFYQPTVIQYKSIIERDFKPKMVWLPLHLDEIRKVSVLDQNPGWDK is encoded by the coding sequence ATGAAAAAATATTTTATATTATCGGTTCTGTTATTGGTATCCGGCTTTTTTGCTTCTTGTAATTATTTGAATATAGATGATTATTTTGAGGATACCTTTCAAGAAGATTCTATTTATGCAAATAAGCGTAATATTGAACGTTATTTTAATGGGGCTGCCGCTCTGCTTCCTGTTGTCGATAAAATTTGGGAATATGGGAACACTCCTGGAGTTACAGGTTCAGACGAGGCTGTGAGCTGTGGTGATTGGAATGGTATGGTTGTTATACAATTCTCTGGAACGAAGTTAATGAATAATGAGATTACTTCTAGTTCAATGGGCGGTTGGACATGGGATTTCAATATTTGGCCTAAATGTTATAAGGTGATTCGTAAGGTGAATACTATATTGCCACATATTGATGGTGTTCGTGATATGAATAGTTTTGAAAGAATGGAATTTCGTGCAAAATGCCGTTTCTTAAGAGCTTATGCATATTATTTAATTTTGCAACAGAATGGTCCAATGATTTTGTTAGGTGATGAAATTGTTAGTAATAATGAGGAAGCGGAGTATTATGCAAGAACGCGTAATACGTATGACGAATGTGTGGATTATATTTGTTCAGAATTTGATGAAGCTGCTAAAAACTTACCTGATGCTACCACTTCGATGGATCAATATATTCCTACAGAAGGAGCTGCCTTAGCTTTAGCTGCTCGTGTGAGATTACAAGCTGCTAGCCCATTATATAACGGTGGAGAGGCAGCCCGTAGATTTTTTGGTGATTTTACCCGTTGTACAGATGGAGATCATTATGTTTCTCAATCATATGATGAACGTAAGTGGGCACTTGCTGCTGCGGCTGCGAAGAAGGTTATTGATTTAGGACGATATCAATTATATACTGTTGCTGCTTCTACTGATGCTGAACATCCTGAATCAGGGAATTATGGTACATATGTAGTCACTCTACCGCAAGAGGTTCCTACTGCAGAATTTCCAAATGGTGTAGGGATGGGAGATAAAAAAGTCGTAGATCCGTATCGCTCTTATGCCGAAATGTTTAATGGAGAGCTTGCTATTAATCAAAATCCGGAGTTCATATGGTGTAGTTCTACAGCGCAGGTTGGTAGCCATATGGGTTACGTATTCCCATTGAATTTTGGAGGATCTTCTTGTTTATGTGTACCTCAGCATATAGTAGACCAATTTTATATGGCAGATGGGCGTGATATTAAAAATTCTAGTAGTGCATATCCGTATATATCCCGTCCTTATGATAAGACTTGTGTGACGACAGAAGGCAAAGTTTTATCTGAAGGTTATAAAATCAGCCAAGGAACATATTTGGCATATACTAATCGTGAACCACGTTTCTATGTGAATATTGGTTACTCACATGCTTGGTGGGCGATGGGATCTACTACTGAAAGTGCTAAGAAAAATGTTAATATTGATTATTGGAATGGAGCTAATTCTGGTAAAAATCATTCTAATAATAATGTTTATAATATAACTGGATATACTTCTCGAAAATATATCAATCCACAAGATGCTATGAGTGGTAGTGGGGCGCGTCAAAAAGATAAGTCATTTCCGATTATTCGATATGCAGAAATATTGCTTGCTTATGCAGAAGCCTTGAATAATTTAACTCAAGCATATGAAATTGATGGTCAGACTTATACTCGTGATACAGAAGCTATCAAATATTATTTTAATCAGATACGTTATCGTGCTGGTATTCCGGGATTAACAGCGGATGATTTGATTACAGTGGAAGCTTTTAATAAAGTTGTTCAACGTGAACGTTTGATTGAGTTATTTTGGGAAGGACAACGTTATTATGATATTAGACGCTGGGGAATTGTTGAAGATTTAGAAAGGGAACCTTTAATGGGGTTAAATGTAGAACAGGCTGAATGGGAAGGATTCTATCAGCCCACTGTCATTCAGTATAAATCAATAATTGAACGTGATTTCAAACCTAAGATGGTATGGTTACCTTTACATTTGGATGAGATTAGAAAGGTTTCTGTTCTTGATCAGAATCCTGGTTGGGATAAATAA
- a CDS encoding GDSL-type esterase/lipase family protein has protein sequence MTRIQNHMTKIVRILVFAFLMLIPVCGVAQDKIKIACIGNSITEGADNYPTPLARMLGNQYEVGNFGKWGHTLLRKGDHPYMSTDAFINAQKFQPNVVIIKLGTNDSKPENWKYKDEFETDLEYMISTFQKCGSKPKIIICRCIPASNNLYGIRNEIIKDEIYPIQKKVARKFHLKLVDLYSPLEHKVDSTCYVWDNVHLNKSGSLILAEHIYKAITGKKAPKLENAFAN, from the coding sequence ATGACTAGAATACAAAATCATATGACGAAAATAGTTCGAATATTAGTTTTCGCATTTCTGATGCTTATACCTGTTTGTGGTGTAGCGCAGGATAAAATTAAAATAGCATGCATTGGCAATAGTATAACTGAAGGGGCTGACAATTATCCGACTCCTTTGGCTCGTATGCTTGGAAATCAATATGAAGTTGGCAATTTTGGAAAGTGGGGCCATACTTTATTGCGAAAAGGTGATCATCCTTATATGAGTACCGATGCATTTATCAATGCACAGAAATTTCAACCGAACGTTGTAATTATTAAACTTGGTACAAATGATTCCAAGCCGGAGAACTGGAAATATAAGGATGAATTTGAAACTGATTTAGAGTATATGATCAGCACTTTTCAGAAGTGTGGATCTAAACCAAAAATTATTATATGTCGTTGTATTCCGGCAAGTAATAATTTATATGGGATTCGTAATGAAATAATAAAAGATGAAATTTATCCGATACAAAAGAAAGTAGCTAGGAAGTTTCATCTGAAATTGGTAGATCTGTATAGCCCATTAGAACATAAAGTTGATTCAACTTGCTATGTATGGGATAATGTACATTTGAATAAGAGCGGTTCGCTTATATTGGCGGAGCATATATATAAAGCTATTACAGGTAAAAAAGCTCCTAAATTGGAAAATGCATTTGCTAACTAG
- a CDS encoding IPT/TIG domain-containing protein produces the protein MRNLLQKCFKWQWLVCLAVGCCFSSCKDDEESTSGYDPNKPIVLTDFYPPEGKLATQVILNGSNFGDSKENVKVFFNDKEASVISVKDDRMLVLAPKRASTIEDPECVVKVQVHEQIEEYKQTFDYYIQTTVTTLVGGSTSAQVNPTGTIPLSEAQFRANIDRCICVDQDKNVFFLVDNDGKFAAFMLNEEADKLISLKSDINALFNSPVLGYNSKDDIVYQFWANRDSHEVYYFDPKTDYAPTTAISSISWDDPNFPNIEGFGVWAAKCNFTMGPDGKMYSRMLGGNLVRIDVENARGENLTNGDLVGTKDGSAYGLVFDPQDENVFYFSNNDKHCIYKYDLRTKECACWAGQEGKSGYLDGPIGQAMFNKPGQMCVDSEGNIILTDTENHCIRKITMSTGYVSTLAGKPQNSGYVNGSAEDAQFKKPLGICIDNDDVMYIGDSENRAIRRLAVE, from the coding sequence ATGAGAAACTTATTACAAAAATGTTTTAAATGGCAGTGGCTTGTCTGCTTGGCTGTAGGCTGCTGCTTTTCGTCTTGTAAAGATGATGAAGAGTCAACTTCGGGCTATGATCCGAATAAGCCGATTGTGTTGACTGATTTTTATCCGCCCGAAGGAAAACTTGCAACTCAAGTTATTCTTAATGGATCGAATTTTGGGGATAGTAAGGAAAATGTGAAGGTCTTTTTCAATGATAAAGAGGCTTCTGTCATTTCTGTGAAGGATGATAGAATGTTGGTATTGGCTCCTAAACGTGCATCTACAATAGAGGACCCAGAATGTGTGGTTAAAGTACAAGTACATGAACAAATAGAGGAGTACAAGCAGACATTTGATTATTATATCCAGACTACTGTGACTACGTTAGTGGGAGGAAGTACATCGGCACAGGTGAATCCAACAGGAACTATACCACTATCTGAAGCACAATTTAGAGCAAATATTGATAGGTGTATTTGTGTAGATCAGGATAAAAATGTTTTCTTTTTAGTAGATAATGATGGAAAGTTTGCTGCATTTATGTTAAATGAGGAGGCTGATAAATTAATATCTCTAAAGTCAGATATTAATGCGTTGTTTAACTCTCCTGTTTTGGGGTATAACAGTAAGGATGATATTGTCTATCAATTCTGGGCTAATAGAGATAGTCATGAAGTTTATTATTTTGACCCTAAGACGGATTATGCACCAACTACAGCTATAAGTTCTATTTCATGGGATGATCCAAATTTTCCAAATATTGAAGGATTTGGAGTATGGGCAGCCAAGTGTAATTTTACAATGGGACCAGATGGAAAAATGTATTCAAGAATGTTAGGTGGAAATCTGGTACGGATTGATGTAGAGAATGCTAGAGGAGAGAATCTAACGAATGGGGATTTGGTTGGAACCAAGGATGGTAGTGCTTATGGACTTGTTTTCGATCCTCAAGATGAGAATGTTTTTTATTTCTCAAATAATGATAAGCATTGTATTTATAAATATGATTTACGTACTAAAGAATGTGCATGTTGGGCTGGTCAAGAAGGTAAAAGTGGATATTTGGATGGACCAATAGGACAAGCTATGTTTAATAAACCTGGACAGATGTGTGTCGATTCAGAAGGTAATATAATTTTGACTGATACCGAAAATCACTGTATTCGTAAGATAACAATGAGTACAGGTTATGTATCTACATTAGCAGGAAAACCCCAAAATTCAGGTTATGTAAATGGTAGTGCAGAAGATGCTCAATTCAAAAAGCCATTGGGAATTTGTATTGATAACGACGATGTAATGTATATCGGCGACTCAGAGAATCGTGCTATTCGTCGATTAGCTGTCGAATAA